The following coding sequences are from one bacterium SCSIO 12741 window:
- a CDS encoding toxin-antitoxin system YwqK family antitoxin, producing the protein MKTGDFVNNTESGEWKEYHENGNLKSIRFLDESGKYNGKAQLFDRDGKLHEEYDYRKGVIMAYRYYDKEGKLAKEYNKVKNTLDFEGFLPNGVKYVEGRFVKEGRDGIWKFFDSAEVLEEETSYSDGVQSGLDIEFFSNGDTSAYINYTDGSKNGLYISYYLGGQLATQGNYVDGLAQGPWINYHKDGTVISEEYYLNDVLHGKNYYYDISGKLKRVSRYDDGYLLGIIEYDTAENVLSVQNLEAGQGKMELHFPDGKSLSTRQYKNANLVDSLHFFDGMGRVTSRGFLFDGTRVGYWSWYHPKGNLSAEGNYFYGEKDGEWKYYHSNGELRRKVMKDKGVSKGYDSSFFESGAVYNHFTYIDGSLYGPGTYHEPGGEVYLVKDYYKGNVQGYSYMDNSGQMKPYIPIEKGTGDVKTTYSNGQEAMTAHYENGFYHGTLSVNYPNGQLWKTGEYVHGQRQGAWKEYYPNGSPKTEENYSDGDLEGEAQYFWENGKLKETATFLHDKRHGKTQHFDENGNPTVEQWYYEDELHLEK; encoded by the coding sequence ATGAAAACCGGAGATTTCGTAAACAATACCGAAAGCGGAGAATGGAAGGAATACCATGAAAATGGCAATTTGAAGTCTATCCGTTTTTTGGATGAGTCAGGAAAATACAACGGTAAAGCCCAACTCTTTGATCGCGATGGAAAACTTCATGAAGAGTATGACTACCGCAAAGGAGTAATAATGGCCTACCGCTACTACGACAAAGAAGGCAAGCTGGCTAAAGAGTACAACAAGGTTAAAAACACCCTGGATTTTGAAGGCTTTTTGCCTAATGGAGTCAAGTATGTAGAAGGCCGTTTTGTAAAAGAAGGCCGAGACGGTATTTGGAAATTTTTCGATTCAGCCGAAGTACTTGAAGAAGAAACCAGCTATTCTGATGGGGTACAAAGCGGACTGGACATTGAATTCTTTTCCAATGGAGATACCTCTGCGTATATCAACTACACCGACGGATCGAAAAACGGACTCTACATCAGCTACTATTTAGGCGGCCAGTTGGCTACTCAAGGAAACTACGTTGATGGATTGGCCCAGGGTCCCTGGATCAATTACCACAAAGACGGTACAGTTATCTCAGAAGAGTACTACCTCAACGATGTACTCCATGGCAAAAACTACTACTACGACATTTCCGGAAAGCTAAAACGGGTGAGTCGCTATGATGACGGTTACCTGCTGGGAATAATCGAATATGATACGGCCGAAAATGTATTGAGTGTACAAAACCTGGAAGCAGGTCAAGGAAAAATGGAACTTCATTTTCCAGACGGAAAAAGCCTAAGCACCCGTCAATACAAAAACGCCAATCTGGTCGACTCCCTTCATTTTTTCGATGGCATGGGACGTGTCACATCCAGAGGTTTCCTGTTTGACGGAACTCGAGTGGGCTACTGGAGCTGGTATCACCCAAAAGGAAATTTAAGTGCTGAAGGGAACTACTTCTACGGCGAAAAAGACGGAGAATGGAAATACTACCATAGCAACGGTGAACTGAGAAGAAAAGTAATGAAGGATAAAGGTGTATCCAAAGGATATGATTCCTCCTTCTTTGAATCAGGAGCGGTGTACAACCACTTCACCTACATTGACGGATCGCTCTACGGCCCGGGGACCTACCATGAGCCCGGCGGAGAAGTTTACCTGGTTAAAGACTACTACAAGGGCAATGTTCAGGGCTACAGCTATATGGACAATTCAGGCCAGATGAAACCCTATATCCCAATTGAAAAAGGCACCGGAGATGTAAAGACCACCTACTCCAATGGACAAGAAGCCATGACTGCTCACTATGAAAACGGATTTTATCACGGCACCCTTTCTGTAAACTACCCCAATGGGCAACTCTGGAAAACGGGAGAATACGTTCACGGACAGCGCCAGGGTGCCTGGAAAGAATATTACCCAAATGGAAGTCCAAAAACGGAAGAGAACTACAGCGATGGTGATTTGGAAGGGGAAGCACAGTATTTCTGGGAAAATGGCAAGCTGAAAGAAACCGCTACCTTCCTACATGATAAGCGCCATGGCAAGACTCAGCATTTTGATGAAAACGGTAACCCAACGGTAGAACAATGGTACTATGAAGATGAATTGCATCTTGAAAAATAA
- a CDS encoding DUF2779 domain-containing protein: MDTKLDFTRVISKTSFARGWQCEKFLWLHKYQSELKEERDSPEGKILKELGNPVFEWFKKRYPEGKSCGKFGERDEEKDWLGSIELTRQLLDQGEKALFYPSFLVDDLMCDVHCLVKEKEGWVIYLVKIASRLSDRSVRNAAFQYYVLQKEIPIVDVRFALIDRHYERQGAIDPQKLFKIRSVSHRIEKLIPEIDKKVALFRKVLKQEKVPRRKIGNQCTEPLPCDFKSVCWKDVPENSIFELVGLPKDRMFEYWKDGVKKIADIPRDEEISFSQKIQMDGHRRVEKKGVQHFIDSVQYPALFIDFEGYLPSLPPFDGLRPFDLIPFLFAGYLMESPKGKAKLVEFLCTPGQDPRREFCEAFLNAARSAKTLLVYDPLTEQNVLKKLAQTFPEHADEINDIRSRIVDLSLPIRRKDFYLPEMKGYHSMKQVLPAIKPHKHYQDLEIMTGRAAAYMFQVIQENLNHPENENRMNDLKAYCRRDAEGLVHIFRAFEAAAE, translated from the coding sequence ATGGACACAAAATTGGATTTCACCCGTGTAATAAGCAAGACCTCTTTTGCAAGAGGCTGGCAGTGTGAAAAGTTTTTGTGGCTCCATAAGTACCAATCCGAGTTAAAAGAAGAACGTGATAGCCCTGAGGGCAAGATCCTTAAGGAATTAGGCAATCCAGTTTTCGAATGGTTCAAAAAACGGTATCCCGAAGGAAAATCTTGTGGAAAGTTTGGCGAACGTGATGAAGAAAAGGACTGGTTGGGCTCCATTGAACTAACACGCCAACTTCTGGACCAAGGAGAAAAGGCACTGTTTTATCCCAGCTTTTTGGTGGACGACTTGATGTGTGATGTGCATTGCCTTGTCAAGGAAAAAGAGGGATGGGTGATTTACCTGGTAAAAATTGCCAGTCGATTGAGCGATCGAAGTGTACGCAATGCCGCCTTTCAGTACTACGTATTGCAAAAGGAAATTCCGATTGTGGATGTACGATTCGCCCTGATCGATCGTCATTATGAACGCCAAGGTGCCATCGACCCGCAGAAGCTGTTTAAAATACGATCGGTTTCTCATCGAATTGAAAAACTCATTCCCGAAATAGATAAAAAGGTCGCCCTGTTTCGAAAGGTATTGAAGCAGGAAAAAGTACCCCGGCGAAAAATTGGAAATCAGTGTACCGAACCCTTGCCTTGTGATTTTAAATCGGTTTGTTGGAAAGATGTTCCGGAGAATTCCATATTTGAATTGGTCGGATTGCCTAAGGATCGCATGTTTGAGTATTGGAAGGACGGCGTTAAAAAGATAGCTGATATTCCCCGCGACGAGGAGATTAGTTTTTCTCAGAAAATTCAGATGGATGGACACCGAAGAGTTGAGAAAAAGGGTGTACAGCACTTTATAGATAGTGTTCAGTACCCAGCGCTTTTCATCGACTTTGAAGGTTACCTCCCTTCCCTCCCCCCTTTTGACGGATTGCGACCCTTTGATCTTATTCCCTTCCTTTTCGCAGGATACCTCATGGAATCTCCCAAGGGAAAGGCCAAATTGGTTGAGTTTCTTTGTACGCCGGGGCAGGATCCAAGAAGGGAATTCTGTGAAGCTTTTCTAAACGCAGCCCGATCTGCCAAAACGCTCTTGGTTTACGATCCCTTGACTGAGCAAAATGTGCTCAAAAAACTGGCACAGACCTTCCCCGAGCATGCAGATGAAATCAACGACATCCGTTCTCGAATTGTGGACCTGTCATTACCCATTCGCCGGAAAGATTTTTACCTGCCTGAGATGAAAGGCTACCACTCAATGAAACAAGTGTTGCCCGCCATTAAACCGCACAAGCACTACCAGGATCTCGAAATTATGACCGGAAGAGCAGCCGCGTACATGTTTCAGGTTATTCAGGAAAACCTCAACCATCCTGAAAACGAAAATCGGATGAATGACCTCAAGGCATATTGCCGTCGCGATGCGGAAGGTCTGGTTCACATATTCCGGGCCTTTGAGGCGGCTGCAGAATAG
- a CDS encoding histone deacetylase: MHIAYHPIYVHPVPTGHRFPMEKYELIQQQLLREGVVSEDQFFEPGILHREDAIRVHTPEYWETLTGLQLSKAAQRKTGFIHNEVLIERERTIMQGTLEAASWALKDGVSFNIAGGTHHAYSDRGEGFCLLNDFAIAAAWLLEQELVSRVLIVDLDVHQGNGTAEIFRNDPRVFTFSMHGKNNYPLKKERSDLDIALEDQTTDREFLDQLNQSLEVISEVFQPEFVFYQSGVDVLESDKLGRLNLSMEGCRQRDDAVIRWCYSHDLPLVVSMGGGYSEKVSDIVNAHIQVYRLARDIYT; encoded by the coding sequence ATGCATATTGCCTATCATCCCATCTATGTTCATCCAGTGCCCACAGGGCATCGATTTCCCATGGAAAAATATGAGCTCATTCAGCAGCAATTACTGCGAGAAGGCGTGGTTTCAGAGGATCAGTTTTTTGAACCTGGAATACTTCATCGGGAGGATGCCATACGGGTGCATACTCCTGAATATTGGGAAACCCTAACGGGACTCCAACTGAGTAAAGCGGCCCAACGTAAAACAGGGTTCATCCATAACGAGGTGTTAATCGAACGGGAAAGAACGATTATGCAAGGAACCTTGGAAGCGGCATCCTGGGCACTAAAAGACGGGGTGTCATTTAACATTGCCGGAGGTACCCACCACGCTTATTCTGATCGAGGTGAAGGATTCTGCCTGCTCAATGATTTTGCCATTGCTGCCGCCTGGCTGCTGGAGCAAGAATTGGTTTCCCGGGTTTTGATTGTCGATTTGGATGTACATCAGGGAAACGGTACGGCCGAGATTTTTAGGAACGATCCTCGGGTATTCACCTTTAGCATGCATGGCAAAAACAACTACCCCTTAAAAAAGGAACGATCGGATTTGGACATTGCCCTGGAAGACCAAACTACGGATCGCGAATTTTTGGATCAGCTTAATCAATCGTTGGAAGTAATATCGGAGGTATTTCAGCCGGAGTTTGTATTCTACCAGAGTGGGGTAGATGTATTGGAAAGCGACAAATTGGGCCGATTAAACTTAAGTATGGAAGGTTGCCGTCAACGAGATGATGCGGTAATTCGATGGTGTTATAGCCACGATCTTCCCCTGGTTGTTTCCATGGGAGGAGGGTATTCTGAAAAGGTTTCTGATATTGTTAATGCCCACATCCAGGTATACCGACTGGCCCGGGATATTTACACTTAG
- a CDS encoding carboxypeptidase regulatory-like domain-containing protein, with amino-acid sequence MAETPIETGPQELRLEGQLVNKSNQAMAGVPIVLMEKGKRLEADTTDPNGNYALSLPFMKEALTVQVNNDTLHPTFIELNTMLPEGTDPNADTLSIAAIPAFSINDPDANPEAFKKPYQVYDYEQGNFLVDPAAADEFKATLNIIPDYRLIAVEGRARDTKNKNISDARVVVLENGSPVDTVFTDKKGRYELSLDYQKSYKFSVQKDGYKSSYVAISTQTATNNERLVGKKIKGLNLLLVNDDVQNVNSPTLSRPYARYAYDQRKDEFIEVKSVRDEFMAELFIEEEKKKEVQLTTEEVAVVVETGEKGLSDELKIGVTESNEAVEKRKQNKSQAAKNAVMGDFHTALAGLNVGPRRSLKDVNLALENILNTGYEVTSSQNSELDESMLSAVENRQLLSEIVAGLGLKRGDVEPVSLDSTFNLHSRARIYHSEEGLGVYLVYRDKVYRPGEVVEYVKEVDWWLFDSYYRNNEKISSEEYEKELASLRASGHVFDLQIQEEEDS; translated from the coding sequence TTGGCGGAAACTCCTATAGAGACTGGGCCACAAGAATTGAGATTAGAAGGTCAATTGGTAAACAAGTCGAACCAAGCTATGGCTGGTGTGCCCATCGTATTGATGGAAAAGGGAAAAAGACTGGAGGCCGATACTACCGATCCTAATGGTAACTATGCTTTGAGCCTTCCCTTTATGAAAGAAGCGCTAACGGTTCAGGTAAACAACGATACCCTGCACCCCACTTTTATTGAATTGAACACCATGTTGCCTGAAGGAACGGATCCAAACGCGGATACGCTTTCTATTGCAGCAATTCCGGCTTTCAGTATCAATGATCCTGATGCGAACCCTGAAGCTTTCAAAAAGCCTTACCAGGTATATGATTACGAACAAGGAAACTTCTTGGTTGACCCAGCAGCGGCGGATGAATTTAAAGCGACACTCAACATCATTCCAGATTATCGCTTAATTGCCGTAGAAGGTCGTGCCCGGGATACGAAAAACAAAAACATCTCCGATGCACGAGTGGTGGTTCTGGAAAACGGAAGTCCGGTAGACACAGTATTTACCGATAAAAAAGGGCGTTACGAACTTTCTCTTGACTACCAGAAATCCTACAAGTTTTCTGTTCAAAAAGACGGTTACAAAAGTTCTTATGTGGCCATAAGTACCCAAACGGCTACCAATAATGAAAGATTGGTGGGTAAAAAGATTAAGGGATTAAATCTTCTGTTGGTGAATGACGATGTTCAAAATGTGAACAGCCCTACCCTAAGCCGCCCTTATGCTCGTTATGCTTATGACCAACGCAAGGATGAATTTATTGAAGTAAAGTCGGTTAGAGATGAGTTTATGGCCGAACTCTTTATCGAAGAAGAAAAGAAAAAAGAAGTTCAGCTAACCACCGAGGAAGTTGCTGTAGTAGTTGAAACCGGAGAAAAAGGATTGAGTGACGAACTTAAGATTGGAGTAACCGAAAGCAACGAAGCCGTAGAAAAAAGAAAACAGAACAAAAGCCAGGCTGCTAAGAATGCGGTAATGGGTGATTTTCACACGGCTCTTGCCGGCTTGAACGTAGGCCCAAGAAGAAGTTTGAAAGATGTGAATCTGGCTCTGGAAAACATTTTGAACACGGGTTATGAAGTAACCAGCAGCCAAAATTCTGAACTGGATGAAAGCATGCTAAGTGCTGTAGAGAATCGTCAGTTGCTTAGCGAAATTGTGGCCGGACTCGGACTGAAACGTGGAGATGTGGAACCAGTTTCTTTAGATAGTACCTTCAACCTTCATAGTCGTGCTCGGATTTATCACTCTGAAGAAGGACTGGGTGTTTATCTGGTGTACCGAGACAAAGTATACCGTCCGGGAGAAGTGGTAGAGTACGTTAAAGAAGTTGACTGGTGGTTGTTTGATTCTTACTACCGGAACAACGAAAAAATCTCTTCTGAAGAGTACGAAAAAGAACTGGCCAGTCTACGAGCCAGCGGTCATGTGTTTGACCTTCAAATTCAGGAAGAAGAAGACTCCTAA
- a CDS encoding carboxypeptidase regulatory-like domain-containing protein, with amino-acid sequence MGSGPTGINRGNLCLFHSPIKYSKLTVNFKLKNDAGNSLDSVQVRITDSTGTQPIDTFYTNSKGKVIFKLEYERQYRVYFEKESYVGIFMLFDTDVPSSKVYKPYTHAGTLTLIDDSTKFNRRAVAERPARKVYFNPAFDLFDEIANPGNFISELERPNIGRMTVRGSLKGLFNDSLPVHVFVLDSNDQIISESYSDSNGNYSIQMDMMQPETKVYFEGDNVHPVFAEISTVVPDSLKEGDFSVKQDIELVSSEEPINMRATALPVEKIEYIPEEGNFGSDELAASTFKEKIFLNRKRITVRGNLENQEGKPFKPTKVQIKDGNTLIDEMVVDSSDFEIEIPYQSIVKVNFESEGYHSGFISFSTYMEDEEMPNASQFATDVELYDTARTDINPRTFRTLPMAKYSYDAEEKGFKKDTVVEKQFFQMLREIREARTDSLPKGKLIIKKGTVRDMAEGFPVPDVHYMVMDEHKEHTIISDTTDKKGRYSLELPLGRRYYIKLKKDDYFTTEHFIDARMPDSYNSDQDFPQANLEGLPIIHKETTYFGSSKTFPPQVVEHTICMGFYYDEREEFFVLDSASYKSFENQIAAYKPPPHPIPLKLSLWRKLL; translated from the coding sequence GTGGGCAGTGGTCCTACCGGGATTAATCGCGGTAATCTATGCCTTTTCCACTCCCCCATTAAGTACAGCAAGCTTACGGTTAACTTCAAGCTAAAGAACGACGCCGGTAACTCGCTCGATAGTGTTCAGGTAAGAATTACCGATAGCACCGGTACGCAACCGATTGACACCTTCTACACCAACTCCAAGGGTAAGGTTATTTTCAAGCTGGAATACGAACGTCAATACCGCGTGTATTTTGAGAAAGAAAGCTATGTCGGAATCTTCATGTTATTTGACACCGATGTCCCATCCAGTAAGGTTTACAAACCCTACACACACGCTGGTACGCTTACGCTGATTGACGATTCCACCAAGTTTAACCGACGGGCTGTAGCCGAAAGACCTGCGCGAAAAGTTTACTTCAACCCCGCCTTTGACCTGTTTGATGAAATTGCTAATCCAGGAAACTTCATCTCCGAATTGGAGCGTCCAAACATTGGACGAATGACCGTTCGCGGATCACTTAAAGGATTATTCAATGATTCTTTGCCGGTCCACGTTTTTGTACTGGACTCCAACGATCAAATCATCTCTGAATCGTACAGCGACTCGAATGGCAACTACTCCATCCAAATGGATATGATGCAACCAGAAACGAAGGTTTACTTCGAAGGAGATAATGTACATCCTGTGTTTGCTGAGATTTCCACGGTGGTACCAGATAGCTTAAAAGAAGGTGACTTCTCCGTAAAACAAGACATTGAATTGGTAAGCAGCGAAGAGCCTATTAACATGCGAGCTACGGCCCTACCTGTTGAGAAGATTGAGTACATCCCAGAAGAAGGGAATTTTGGTTCCGACGAATTGGCAGCCAGTACGTTTAAAGAAAAAATCTTCCTGAATCGTAAGCGAATTACGGTTAGAGGAAACCTTGAAAATCAAGAAGGTAAGCCATTTAAGCCCACCAAGGTTCAAATTAAGGATGGTAATACACTGATTGACGAAATGGTGGTCGATTCCAGTGATTTTGAAATTGAGATTCCTTACCAATCGATCGTTAAGGTGAATTTTGAGTCAGAAGGTTATCACAGCGGATTCATTTCATTTAGCACCTACATGGAAGACGAGGAAATGCCAAATGCTTCTCAGTTTGCCACGGATGTTGAATTATACGATACCGCTCGAACCGACATTAATCCAAGAACGTTCAGAACCCTGCCCATGGCTAAGTATTCATACGATGCCGAGGAAAAGGGATTCAAAAAAGATACCGTTGTAGAAAAGCAATTCTTCCAGATGCTCCGCGAAATTCGTGAAGCCCGCACCGATTCCCTACCTAAAGGGAAGCTCATCATCAAAAAAGGTACGGTGCGCGATATGGCTGAAGGATTTCCAGTGCCAGACGTTCACTACATGGTGATGGATGAGCACAAGGAACACACCATCATTAGCGATACAACAGACAAAAAAGGGCGCTATTCCTTGGAGCTACCCTTGGGTAGACGCTACTATATCAAACTGAAAAAGGACGACTATTTTACCACGGAGCACTTCATCGATGCCCGTATGCCGGATAGTTACAATTCAGATCAAGATTTTCCTCAGGCCAACTTGGAAGGCCTCCCAATTATCCATAAGGAAACCACCTATTTCGGTTCGTCTAAAACCTTCCCACCACAAGTGGTTGAACACACCATTTGCATGGGTTTTTATTACGATGAGCGGGAAGAATTCTTTGTTTTAGATTCAGCTTCTTACAAGAGTTTTGAAAATCAAATTGCGGCTTACAAACCACCTCCCCACCCGATACCACTCAAGCTCAGCCTTTGGCGGAAACTCCTATAG
- a CDS encoding TlpA family protein disulfide reductase, with amino-acid sequence MIRLIPYLFLLLLSIPAWATRISGTAKSYAGREIKLQVFNDLFTLTQNDIAHQIIDESGQFSFDFDPGQVRLITLRIGEHRSNFYVAPNGEYSLSLEAWYAQSDAPLSPDKYLPATLLAQDPDSVNPRVSQINFYLEDFQQKNYMQFIRGNAKKTVAKLKTNISEEFASVENDFLKDYLKYKIARQEYNARIHKDTLFQQYLSSGEIHFQNPAFADFYESYYNKWFNRYNLSGEKERIKRYIEETGDADSLMQLIQNHDFIANVENAELITIMELHRLSQSTEGYTVPAITRMIGKLEARTTSVEIREIARYYLRKLKRLAPGNPAPSFVLKDRQGNEHSLEDYRGKYVYLDFWATWCSPCIKAMPALNEVHTLYGDSLVVISISVDQRIKRYEHFVDSHEYPWLFLYAGDDAPIKEDYEVVAMPTYCLIDPEGKIMQYPALSPGHGVKAYFEYLFDSSQKKTPEVWDWKNAPKKAPKKESDD; translated from the coding sequence ATGATTCGACTGATTCCATACCTGTTCCTTTTACTTCTGAGCATTCCTGCCTGGGCTACCCGCATTAGCGGTACGGCCAAATCTTATGCTGGCCGGGAAATCAAATTGCAGGTATTCAATGACCTTTTCACCCTTACGCAAAATGACATTGCGCATCAAATTATTGATGAATCCGGGCAGTTTTCGTTTGACTTTGATCCTGGACAGGTTCGCCTGATTACTTTGCGAATTGGAGAGCACCGAAGCAATTTTTATGTAGCTCCAAATGGAGAATATTCCTTGAGTTTAGAAGCTTGGTACGCTCAATCCGATGCGCCTCTTAGTCCAGATAAATACCTACCAGCTACTCTATTGGCTCAAGACCCTGACAGTGTGAACCCAAGGGTAAGCCAGATCAATTTTTACCTGGAAGATTTTCAGCAGAAGAACTACATGCAATTTATCCGGGGAAATGCAAAAAAAACCGTAGCCAAGCTCAAAACCAATATTTCCGAAGAGTTTGCCTCTGTGGAAAATGATTTTCTAAAAGATTACCTGAAGTATAAAATTGCCCGGCAGGAATACAATGCGCGGATTCACAAAGACACCCTATTTCAACAATACCTGTCTTCCGGAGAAATACATTTTCAAAATCCGGCTTTTGCGGATTTCTACGAAAGCTACTACAACAAGTGGTTTAACCGCTACAATTTGAGTGGTGAAAAGGAGCGAATTAAGAGATACATAGAAGAAACCGGCGATGCGGACAGTCTTATGCAGTTGATCCAAAATCACGATTTCATTGCCAATGTGGAGAACGCTGAGCTCATAACCATCATGGAGCTACACCGCCTATCGCAAAGCACCGAAGGTTACACGGTACCAGCAATCACCCGAATGATTGGAAAACTGGAAGCTCGCACTACCTCTGTGGAAATCCGTGAAATTGCCCGCTACTATTTACGCAAACTCAAGCGTCTTGCTCCGGGTAACCCTGCTCCCTCCTTTGTACTCAAAGATCGCCAAGGGAATGAGCACAGCTTAGAAGACTACCGCGGCAAATACGTTTACCTGGATTTTTGGGCTACTTGGTGCTCCCCCTGCATTAAGGCTATGCCTGCTTTGAATGAAGTTCATACCTTATACGGAGATTCCCTGGTTGTTATTAGTATTTCGGTGGATCAGCGTATCAAACGGTACGAACATTTCGTGGATTCCCATGAGTATCCATGGCTGTTTCTCTATGCCGGAGACGATGCTCCTATCAAGGAAGACTATGAAGTGGTGGCCATGCCAACCTATTGCCTGATTGATCCCGAAGGAAAAATCATGCAGTACCCTGCTCTATCTCCGGGCCATGGTGTGAAAGCCTACTTTGAATACCTGTTCGATTCTTCCCAAAAGAAAACTCCTGAGGTGTGGGATTGGAAAAATGCTCCAAAAAAAGCCCCAAAGAAGGAATCTGACGACTAA
- the coaD gene encoding pantetheine-phosphate adenylyltransferase translates to MKVAVFPGSFDPITVGHEAIVKRAAPLFDKIILAIGVNSSKKYMFTLEQRMEALQACFKDYDHVVVDQYEGLTIEYCKKINAQYILRGLRIAADFEYERNIALMNRSMNDQVETLFLISQPEYSAITSTVVRDILRNGGDISQFVPESFPFK, encoded by the coding sequence ATGAAAGTTGCTGTATTTCCCGGAAGTTTTGACCCAATCACAGTTGGTCATGAAGCGATTGTAAAACGAGCCGCTCCTCTTTTCGATAAAATTATATTGGCCATTGGAGTAAACTCCAGTAAGAAATACATGTTTACCCTGGAGCAACGCATGGAAGCTTTGCAAGCCTGCTTCAAGGATTATGACCATGTGGTGGTAGACCAGTACGAAGGATTGACCATTGAGTACTGCAAAAAAATTAACGCCCAATACATTCTTCGTGGCCTTAGAATTGCGGCTGACTTCGAATACGAAAGAAACATTGCGCTGATGAATCGAAGTATGAATGATCAGGTTGAAACACTCTTTTTGATCAGCCAACCTGAATACTCAGCCATCACCTCAACCGTTGTAAGAGATATTTTGCGCAATGGCGGAGATATAAGTCAATTTGTACCAGAATCTTTTCCCTTTAAATGA
- a CDS encoding RsmD family RNA methyltransferase, with protein sequence MRIISGKYRGKTLKTPGNLPVRPTTNFAKESLFNILNNLMDLEEIRAIDLFAGTGNISFELASRGCPEVWTVEQNMKCIRFIDRTAKELDLPMKVYRSDVFRLLNKGLPKPFDLIFADPPYDHPNLEKLPELMTDAKNLAPNGWAVLEHGPEHQFDDHPLLQNTRKYGHVRFSFFQVGKD encoded by the coding sequence GTGCGAATAATAAGCGGAAAATACCGAGGAAAGACCTTAAAAACACCGGGTAACCTTCCCGTTAGGCCTACCACCAATTTTGCCAAAGAATCGCTGTTCAACATATTGAACAACCTGATGGATCTGGAAGAAATTCGTGCCATTGATTTATTTGCCGGGACGGGAAATATCAGCTTTGAATTGGCTTCACGTGGATGTCCGGAAGTATGGACGGTGGAACAAAATATGAAGTGCATTCGATTTATTGATCGCACCGCCAAAGAGCTCGACTTGCCCATGAAGGTGTATCGCTCGGATGTGTTTAGACTTCTCAATAAAGGACTCCCCAAACCCTTTGACCTCATTTTTGCGGATCCGCCCTATGACCATCCGAATTTGGAAAAATTACCCGAACTCATGACCGATGCCAAAAACCTGGCACCCAATGGCTGGGCAGTTCTCGAGCATGGACCTGAGCATCAATTTGATGACCACCCTCTCCTTCAGAACACAAGAAAATATGGACACGTTCGTTTCAGTTTTTTCCAGGTCGGCAAAGACTGA
- a CDS encoding DUF3822 family protein has product MAGNYSLWGSWLPGKLTLAVIDEEQCTLLGLHEIPFSLDKWDARTLRRELQKSPLYGADYGRTSFLIFTESSSLLPACDEETAQTLFKEENPNQEESKWLYHPLPRIQSQVVAKASESVFDFLSQNFPDASFRHYTGAAIEEGLFVSKKQSDILARLIIQPDSVHVILLDQGKLLFCNRFLARVTEDVLYYLFFALEQLEINRDDVVVMISGHQEALSLNLDMLKEYLPRVEHEAVDPSLSVSLIHDPVANRNLSLLNLFLCE; this is encoded by the coding sequence TTGGCCGGCAACTATTCCCTGTGGGGATCCTGGTTGCCTGGAAAATTGACCCTTGCGGTTATAGATGAAGAACAATGCACCCTGCTTGGCCTTCATGAAATTCCATTTTCTCTCGACAAATGGGATGCCCGAACGCTTCGTCGTGAACTTCAAAAAAGTCCACTTTACGGAGCCGATTATGGCCGGACATCTTTCTTAATCTTTACGGAATCGAGTTCACTCCTTCCTGCTTGTGATGAAGAAACGGCTCAAACTCTTTTTAAAGAAGAAAATCCAAATCAGGAAGAAAGCAAGTGGCTCTACCATCCCCTACCTCGGATCCAATCTCAAGTAGTGGCCAAAGCCTCCGAATCTGTCTTTGATTTTTTAAGTCAAAATTTTCCGGATGCGTCCTTTCGTCATTATACAGGAGCTGCGATTGAAGAAGGATTGTTTGTGAGTAAAAAGCAAAGCGACATTCTCGCTCGATTGATCATTCAGCCCGATTCAGTTCATGTAATCCTTTTGGATCAGGGTAAGTTGCTTTTCTGCAATCGCTTTTTGGCCCGGGTAACAGAAGATGTATTGTATTACCTCTTTTTTGCTTTGGAGCAATTGGAAATTAACCGGGACGATGTGGTGGTTATGATCAGCGGTCATCAGGAAGCCCTATCCCTTAATCTGGATATGCTCAAGGAATATCTGCCTCGGGTAGAACATGAAGCAGTTGATCCCAGTCTTTCTGTATCGCTCATTCACGATCCTGTGGCCAACCGAAACCTAAGTCTGTTAAACTTGTTTTTGTGCGAATAA